The genomic window AGTTCTGCCTTCAGATCGACAGCACCGACAAAGGTCGCTTCTACGTCGGGGATGCGGGATCGGTGTATCTGTTTCAAACGCCCGGCGGCTGGGCCATCAGGTCGGACTTCTATTGACGGATGCTCGTAACGAAGACGCCACCAGCTCCGTCCCCATCGGCGCCCTCCTCGGCAAACCCGTGCCCCTCCTCGGAGACTGGGCAGGCGCCGCAGCGCTGGCGGCCGGCCCGATCTGGGTGCTGATCGCCATGGCCTATTGGCGCTATGCCAACAGCAGGTATCAGGGCGCTGGCGGGTGACGAGTGGGGTTCCGGGGCGCTACACTCGACTCCGAGCCGTTACCACTACGGCCGTCACCATGACCGTGAAAAAGATGCTCGGGATGGAACATTTTCTTCGGGCTGAGTTTTGATCAGCCCCTGCGGATGATAGATTGGCGTAATCCTGTTGATGTGAAACCAAAAAAATGCGCCTGCTTATCGTAGAAGACAATGCCGAGCTCGCCGCCTGGCTGGCCAAGGCCCTCAAGCAGGCACAGTATACTGTTGATATCGCTGCCGACGGCCTCGATGCAGAGCATATGCTCAGTCTTGCCGCCTATGCGGCCGTCATCCTTGATCTCTCCCTGCCCAAACTGGACGGAATGACGGTTCTGAAGCAGCTGCGGCGCAGCGGCAACAAAGTGCCGGTCATGATCCTGACCGCCAACGCCAGCCTCGAGGGCCGCGTGGCTGGCCTTGATGGCGGCGCGGACGACTATCTCGCCAAGCCGTTTGAGATCGCCGAACTTGAGGCAAGGATCCGCGCCTTGATCCGGCGCGGGCACGACGTCGCAGCGCCACAGATTGCCGTCGGCGATCTGGTCCTTGATGGCGGTACAAGGCAATTTTTCCTTCGCGGCGAGCTGTTGCAACTCACGCCGCGCGAGCATGCAGTGCTCGAGCACCTCATCTTCAAGGCAGGTTCGACGGTGACGAAGACGTCGCTTTCGGAAGGTGTTTTTGGTTTTGATGACGTTGCCGACGCAAGCGCGATCGAAATCTATATTCACCGGCTCCGCCGCAAGCTTGAGGGCAGTTCGGTCCAGATAGCAACGCTGCGCGGCCTTGGCTATCTGCTCCGCAATGTTTGAGATTGGCAAGAAACCGCTCGCGGGACGGCTGCTTGGTTCCATCCGGCGGATTCGTCACAGCCTGCGGGCACAACTGGTCGCCTCAGTCGTCCTGACGCTGGCCGTTGCCATTTGCGTCAACCTCTATCTCAGTTTTCGCTCGGCGACTGCCGCCGCCCAACTCGTTTCCGACCACACCTTGCTGGCATCGGCGCGCGTCATTGCCGAAGCTGTTCGCGTCGATGAGAGCGGCACCGTCGAAGTTGATATACCGCCGGCCGCACTCGAGATGTTCGACACCGGCTTTGGTGATGAGGTGTTTTATCGTGTGATCACGCCGTGGGGGAACCTGATCTCCGGTTATGCCGATCTTTCATCGCCTCGGGTGCCGCTGAAGGGCGAAGACCTTACCTTTCGCGATCAAGGCGTTCGTGCCATTGCGCTGGAGCATCCGGTGGTTGGCCTTGGCGGCGACGGAACCATCTCCGTCACCGTGGCCGTCACCCATGGCAGCCAATACGCGATCCGGCGCCAGCTGTGGCTTTCGGATTTCAACAAACAGCTTGTGCTTCTTCTTCTGGCCGGGGTCGTTACCATCGTTGGCTTGCAGCGCGGCCTGTCGCCCGTGCTTCGCCTGCGAGACGCCGTGCGCCAGCGCAGCCGAGACCGGCTCGATCCTTTTCCGCCGGCCATGGTGCAGACCGAACTGCAGCCGCTCGTCCACGCGCTCAACGACCATATGGTGCGCGTGCAGAACCAGATGGCGGCGCAGCGACGTTTCGTCGCCAACGCCGCCCATCAATTGCGAACGCCGCTGACACTGATCTCGACGCAGGCGGCCGTCGCTGCGAGAGAGGCCGACAGTCTGCGACGCGATGAGGCGCTGCAAGCCCTGCAAAAGAGCACGCGACAAGTAACCCGGCTTGCCGGGCAGCTACTGACGCTTTCGAGAGCAGAGCCCGGCAGCCGTCGCCCTCGTGCCGATACGGTCGACCTGGCAGCGGTCGCCCGCTCCGTTCTTGAAAATGCCGCCGAAGAGGCTCTGAGGCGCAATATCGACCTCGGTCTCGACAACGACGACCCGGTTCGCGTGACGGGTGATGCCACCATGCTCGGCGAGATGGTGGTCAACCTCGTCGACAATGCCCTTCGATATACGCCGCCCGGCGGCTCGGTCACCGTTACCGTCCGTTCATCGCGCAAGACCGCGGTCCTGATCGTCGAAGATACAGGCCCTGGCATTCCCGAAGCCGAGCGTAAACACGTATTCGAGCGCTTTTACCGTGTGATGGGCATACAGGCGGAAGGTAGCGGTCTCGGGTTGGCGATCGTGCGCGAAGTGGTCGATGGTGCCGGTGGCTCGGTTGAACTGAGCGATCGCCCGGATGGCGGTTTGCTCGTTGCAGTGACATTGCCGCTCGGCGGAACGGCATAAAAAAGGCCGGGCACAAACACCCGGCCTTCATGCGTTCAAGCAATGTTTGGGAGGATCACTGAACGTCGAGGTGCTGCTGCGGCCGCCATTTGGCAAGCCGGTTCTCGATCAAGGTCATGATCGTCTCTGCGATCAGCGTGAAGATCATCACCAGGATGATTGCGGCAAACATGCCGGCCGCATCGAAGGTGCCCTTGGCGATAGAAATCAGCTGGCCGATGCCAAATCTTGCTCCGACGAATTCCCCGACGATGGCACCGATGATGGCAAAGCCGAAGGAGACATGCAGACTGGCAAAGATCCAGCTCATTGCCGATGGAACGATAACGGTCCGCGTGACCTGCCAGTCCGAGGCGCCGAGAATGCGGGCATTGGCGATCATGTTGCGATCGGCCTCGCGCACACCCTGGAAGGCGTTTGCGAAAACGACGAAAAACACCATGATGAACGCCAGCGCAACCTTCGACGGCAGGCCAAGGCCCATGATCATGATGAAGATCGGCGCCAGCACCACGCGCGGGATCGAGTTGATCGCCTTGATGTAGACGGAAAAGATATCCGAGAGGAACTTGTTGCGGCCAAGAGTGATGCCCACGACAACGCCTGCAATCGATCCGGTGAAAAACCCGATCAACGCCTCTTCCATGGTCACCCACAGATTGTACCAGAGCGAGCCTTCGGACGTGCCGTTGATGGCCCAGTCGTAAAGCCTTTCGACCACCGCGCTCGGGCTTGCATAGAAGAACGGGTCGATCCAAAGCATGTCGGAAGACAATTCCCAGAGGCCAAGGCTTCCGATCAGTATCGCAATCTGCCAGAACAGCACCGTCTGCTTGCGGTGCTTGATCGACTTCAATGCGGCGGCCTCAATTTCGGCATCGGATGTGCCGGCACGAAAGACGACGGATCCCGTCTCCATGGTGACATTTGCCATATCCAGAACCTCCCTCATGCCGCTTCACTGGCGCGGCGATAACTGGTTTCGACCTCATGCCGCAGGTCGTCCCAGATCGTTTTGCAATAGTCTATGAACTGCTGCTCGTAGCGAATTTCCGATACGACGCGCGGCCGCGGCAAGTCGATGGTGTAGACCGATTTCACGGTCGCCGGTCCGGCCGTCAGGACATAGACCTTGTCGGCAAGAGCGACGGCTTCTTCGAGGTCGTGCGTGACAAAAACCACCGATGCCTTGCGTTCGGCCCAAAGCCGCAGCAGCTCCTCGTGCATGACGGTGCGCGTCTGTACGTCGAGCGCCGAGAAGGGCTCGTCCATCAGCAGGATTTCCGGCTCGTTGATAAAGGTCTGCGCCAAGGAAACGCGCTTGCGCATGCCACCGGACAATTGATGGGGATAGTGCTGAGCGAATTTCGAAAGGCCGACCCGGGCAAGCCAGTCTCTGGCCGATTGTTCCGCTTCGCCGCGCGGTCTGCCGCGAAACAACGGGCCGGCCATGACGTTGTCGATGACGTTCTTCCACGGGAAGAGGGCGTCGGTTTGAAAGACGAAGCCGACGCGGGGATCAATCCCGGAAACCGCCCCCCCCATCAGACGGACTTCGCCGGCGCTCGGTCGTGCCAGGCCGGTGACGAGATTGAGCGTCGTCGACTTGCCACATCCGGTGGGACCGACGACGGCGACAAACTCGCCGCGCTCGACGGTCATGTTGAAGTCCCGAAGGGCCGTCAGCGACCTGCCGGTTGGTGATACGAAACGACGGCTCACATTGATCAGTTCGATCGCCGGATCCTGGTTCTTTTGCTTTGCCATGGGATATCCTCGCGCATGCCTGAAGGCGCGCATACGGGCGCTGTTCGAAGGAACGCTTCCGGCAAAGCCGGAAGCGCAGTGCCGAGCTCTACTTGACGTTCTTCACGAATTCCGTGGAGTAGGTTTTCGAAAGATCGATTTGCTTGCCCTTGACGTTCTTGGAGAACTCCGAGAGCACGGCAAGAACGGTCTTCGGACCATCTTCCGGCATGACGCCGTCAGGCGTGAACATGCCCTTGCCCGCGTCGAGCGCCTTGATGTAACCGTCCTTGTCGCCGACATAGAAGTCCTTCGGCATCTTTTCGGCAATCTCGGCGCCGGAATGGGTATTGATGAACTTCAGCGTTTTGACGAAGGCATTGGCAAGCTTCTGGGTTTCCTCCTTATGCGCATCGGCCCAGGCGGACTCCATGTAGAGAGACGCTGCCGGATAGGTGCCGCCAAGCGCCTTTCGGGTCGATTCGACCGTTCGCATATCGACGAGAACAGATGCTTCACCGGTCTTCAGAAGCCGCGAGATCGTCGGCTCCGTGGTCATGCCCGCCTGGATAGCGTCCTGCTGCATGGCAGCGATGAAGGTCTGGCCCGCACCCACCGGTACCGAAGTGAAATCGCCGAGTTTCAGGCCGTTTTTGACCGCCAGATACTGCGTCAGGAAATTGGTCGAGGAACCAAGCCCGGTCACGCCGAGGTTCTTGCCCTTGAAATCAGCCGGCGACTTGATCTCCGGATGTTTGCTGGAGACCAGCTCGACTTCGCCTGGCGCCTGGCTGAACTGGACGACGGATTCGACGAACTTGCCCTTTGCCTGAAGGTCGACGCAGTGGTCATAAAAGCCGACGACAGCCTGGACGGCGCCGGCAAGCAGCTGGTTTTCTGCATCGACACCTGCGGGCTCGTTGAGAAGCTCGACGTCGAGGCCTTCATCCTTGAAATAGCCCAGTGCCTCGGCAAGCTTTGCCGGCAAATAGATCTGCTTTTCGTAGCCGCCGACCATGATGGTAATCTTGTCAGCGGCATTGGCTGCACCTGCGGTCGCCATCGCCGTGCCAGCGATGAAGACGGAAATGGCAGCGGTGTGACGAAGTGCGCGCGTAAAACGCATGAAATTGATCCTCCTGATAACGTTCAGCATCGCCAATAGTCCACGAGGCCCGTGTCTCCTCCACGATGCGAGGGCGATACTAGCAATGCCTAGCTTTCAGTGAGCTTTCAGCCCTCGCAAAAATCGCCTGCGGGCGATGGGGGGTATTTTGGCGCTATGCCAACAGCAGGTATCAGGGTGCCGGCGGGTGACGGAGTGGGGCATCCCGGAACGGATGCCGGCTTCCGCTCGTCGCGCCGGCTCGCTGAAATGAATTTGAACGCTCCCTGCCGTGCAGCCCCCTCATCCGCCTGCCGGCACCTTCTCCCCGCTGGGGAGAAGAGGGATACCGCGATCTTGCCGATCCTCTCTCACCGTCGGAGAGATAGGCTGGGCATCGCCGCGAGTCTCTTCTCCCCTCGGGGAGAAGGTGCCGGCAGGCGGATGAGGGGGCTGCCGGTACGACCTTTCCATTATTGGTCGCCGGTCCGGACTCACCATCACCAGCGTGCCAAAACCAGCCACCCTAGACCTACGGCCGCATTTTTCAATCAGAAGGATGGGACCTTAGTCCAACTAGCCCCAATCGCTGGATGATTTAAGATCGAATCTGTCCTAGTCGGAGGACGCGAGGGAAGCCTGGCATTCGAGTTTGTGCGTTTGCGTAGGCCAGGCTTCCCCCCGCTTCACGGATCATCATCCGCCGGAGCACCCGCCCCGGTGAAGCCGTTCAGCCTTTGCTCTCGTTTTCACCGCCCGCCGACGGATTGTCCTTGCTGGGCCAGGTATATCGAAGCTCTTTCCAGGACTTCTTCCAGCGATATAACCAGGGGCACGCAAATTTCAGCAATTCCTCCTCAGAATCTCGCGGCACTCTTTGCTGCTCATCTTCCACGTGAACTCCAATCCCGCAGCCAAAGACAATCGGCACGCCGCGGCGGTTCACACCATACGACCGGAATGAAAGATCGAGAAGACGATGAGCACCGAGCGGCCTAAAGGCCCCTGCGGCCAAAGGTGGCCGCGTTGCGGCTCGGCAGGCGAGGCGCCGGCGAAGCTTCGATCCGGTCGGAACGCAGCGGAGCGGGCGGCGCGTCGAAGGTGGGATCGGCCGGGACGTGATAGTCGCTCGGCGTCAAGAGCAGGCCGAGGCCATAGGCGATGTTCACGGCCTTTACCAGCTTCGAGATAAGCTCGGTTGTCGCCCCTTCCGGCATCAGCAGCACAACAAGATATGCAATGATGCCGATTGCCAAAGACGCCGTCATCACGATGCGCGGGTCCCAGCCTATGTCGCGTATGCGCGCCGCCTGAGTGCTGAAGCTCATCCAAAGAGACAGCAATGCAGGGATCGCCAGGATAAGAAGCACGGCGCCTGCCCCTATGCCTTGCCTGCTCCCGGGCGCCGGCTTCATGATCCAGAAGCCAAGGACGATGATGCAGCCGAGAACGAGGTGTATCAGCACCGACGCGGCGAAATATTGCCGCCGTGTCAATCGCCCGCGAAACGTGAATAAACTATCCAGCATTTGCAACCCTCCGCTCGAAGCGGCAACACATCACACAACTTCTTCAAACCTTTGAATCAGATCGATAAAATGCAAGACAATCGCTCGGGCCGATCAAACCGCGCGGGTTTCGGAGACACCTCGCCTTAATCAATTCTCAAGAAAAAGGCCGGAAAACAGCCTGCGGTAGTGGAGGTTTTCAATGCCCAGATCGTTGTGGTTCTTCGTTTTCACGGCGGTCGTCTATTACCTCCAGCACATCCCCGGTATCGACGCCGTTCTGATGATTCTTCTGGCATCGATGTGGCCTATCATTGCGATCAATCTAGGTTTTGCCGGCATCGCCATTGAAGCGACCTCCGGCACCATAAGCCGCGCCTGGCTCTGCCTGCCGCTGTTGTATTTCGGCGGCAATCTGGTTCTCGCGGGTATAAGCCACTACCAGCTCTGGCAACTGGAACGGAGGGTGGAGGCGGCCAATACAGTGCAGTCGCTGCCATTCCCGTCGGGCGGCGCCCTGGTCGTCGATAGCACCCAGCCCGGGATCGGGGGACTGCCGGAGGGACTGATCGGCCGATACGATATCCCGGTGGTCTATCAAATATCAGATGCGCCAAAGGGAGCGTTCTCCTGGAAAATAACCGCGGGATCCCTATGCCAGACACGCTATCCGAAGAACGGGGCCGTGTTCGGCTATCTGGAAAACCACAAGCTGATTCATGGGATGTGCACTTATCGCCGCGAGGAGGCCCCGCCGCGCGATGCCGTCAAACTTGCCGCGAGCGCGCCGATAGCGCATGAAAGCTTTTTCCTCCCCTATGAGGAGCAGCGCATCACTATCACCGACGGCAGGGATCGTTCGATAGAGCTGATCTATGCGCAGGCCCGGCCCCTCACTTGGTTTCCCATGCCATTCGGCGGCTGCTTCCGAGGTCCGGGCGATGCAAAATCCGCCTGCATTTTTGAACCCTTGCGCGTGTTCGTAACGCCGGCGATCGGACCGATCGGAAACACGACAGACCTCGTGGCCTCTACCCTGAATCTGACCCCAAGCCGGGCGAGCACCCGCAGGCAGAGGATCGAAGCGGAGGCAATCCCGGCCGTCCTTCGGCCGGCGCTGCCGTTCTAAGCGAAGCGAAACCGGCCAGGCTTTCTCACCCGGCTGATGCGGCGGTAAATACCGCCAGCTGCGCCGCGAAAGCCCGCTGATACGCCGGCCGCGCTTCGCCGCGGGCGAGATAGGCCGAGAGGTTCGGATGTTCCGCCAACAGGTCCGATCCCTTCAGCCGCAGCAGCACCGAGACCATCTCCAGGTCTCCCGCGCTGAAGGCGCCGTCGAGCCAGTCGGCCTCGCCGAGGTGGGCGGAAAGTTGGCGAAGCCGCGTGCGGACGCGGTTTTCGAGGATAGGAAGCCTGAGTTCGTACCAGCTCTCGCCGCGCTCGAAAATCCTGGCCATCTCGCGTTCGACGACGACCGGCTCCATCGTGGTGACGGCGGCAAACATCCATGCGATTGCGCGCGCCCGGCCATTGGCATCCCCAGGCAGCAGGCCCGGATAGCACTCGGCGATATGCAGCACGATCGCCGCGGACTCGAACAGGGCGAGGTCGCCGTCCTCATAGGTCGGAATCTGCCCGAAAGGCTGGAGCGCCAGATGCGCGGGCGTCTTCATCGCCTCGAAGGAGAGAAGACGAACCTCGTATGGCTCGCCCACTTCTTCGAGCGCCCAGCGAACGCGCATGTCGCGCGCAAGCCCCCTGCCGCGATCGGGCGATTTTTCAAAGGCGGTAATGGTGATGGTCATTGTCATTCTCCATAGCTGGTCCCCCTTGAAGACGGCCGGCCAAACGGGATTCCGACATCCAATATAGTCTACTGTCTGAGTTCGCTCGACCTCCTGCCGGCCAACGGTTCGCCAGGGAAAGCATCGGTTAAGCATTCAGGGCCGACTAGGACCATAGACCAGACCGCTTCGGACCATCGCCCGATGTGCGAGTCGCGATCGCGGTCTAACCTCTCTTCTGCTTCAGCGAGTGCGCCCGTGGCTCAGCCCGCCAGCCTCGATTGTCGAGATTTTCATGCTTTGATTTGGAGAAAAACGATGCGGATAGCAATGGTGGCCCCCCTCTTCGCTCTGTCGCTGGCTCTTGCCGCCAGCCCGGCAGCCTTTGTCGGGTTCGACGCGGCCGCGCTGGCTAAGGACGGCGGCAATGGCGGCGGTAACGGTGGCGGCAATGGCGGCGGCAACGGCGGCGGCAATGGTGGCGGCAACGGCGGCGGTCACAGCGAAAACCATGGCGGCGGCAACGGGAACGGAAACGGCAACAGTAACGGCAACCAGGGCAGCGGCTCGAACCATGGCAGCTTCAAATCCGAAGACGGCGAACACGGCAATTCCGGCGAGGCCCACAACAAGTCCGAAAACGGCAAATCCGAAAACGCCAATTCGGGCAAGACAGTCACCAAGGAAAAGAACGTCTCCGCCCAGCTTGCCGGCCTGAATTCGCTCAATCGCAATTACAAGGCGCTGATGCACACCTCTGACCCGCGCATGGCCGCAATCTCGGCCTATGCCAAGGCCTACGCCCAGTACGAGATCGACAACGGGGTCGAGCCTTCGCCCGACGACCCGCTGCTCGGAGACGAGGCGCTCGAAGACGCGCTGGCATCGGCCACGAAGTCAGGCGAAATCAGCCCGGCCGCGCTCGACCGCGCCAAGACCATCCTCGGTGTCGGCGATGCCAATGGCAAGATCGACCAGATCCGCGAATCGCTCGAACATTCCGCCTCGGCAACGACGCAGGAATAGCGGCGCAGCGAAAGCCCTCCCGCGCCTGTGACGGGCGCGGCACCCTCTTGCGCTCCTCGTCCCGAGCGCAAGCCAAGGCCGGAGCCTCGAAGGACATGCCGTAACGCTGCGCCAGGCATCCACCCCAGCGCCGGCACCCTTCGAGGCCCGTGCAAGGGCACGTCAGGATGAGGCGGTGTGCCGTGGTCACCCCCCTCTGCCCTGCCGGGCATCTCCCCCACAAGGGTGGAGATTGGCTGGGCGAGATGGCTTCCCCAAACAATTGAAGCGTTGTGGTTATCGGTGCCCTTTGAGAGGGAGCGATGGTCAAGCTTCTTGCCGATCTCCACCCTTGTGGGGGAGATGCCCGGCAGGGCAGAGGGGGGTAACTCCACGGCAAAACCCTATCCTCATCATCCCAAGCCGACGTCCACCAACCCGACCTCAATTCCCTTTTCGCGGCAAGCCCACCCTGCCCTTCGGCAAAGCCCGCCCATCCTCCAGCAGGCGCAGAAGCACGTTCCTTTTTCTCTGGCGCGGGATGAGATCGATATCGCTGACGAGTTTTGCCCCGCCTTTGCGCCGCTCCAGCGTGATCTTGCGGCTGTGGAAGGCTTCGAGCTCGGCGCGATGCGCGACGCTGACGATGGTGACCTTCGGCAATTCCTCGATCACCGTCGCCATCATCTTGTCCTGGCTCTTTTCGTCGAGCGCCGAGGTCGCCTCGTCGAGCACGATGATATCGGGATTGTGCAGGAGCAGGCGCGCGAAGGCGAGCCGCTGCTTTTCGCCGCCCGACAGGGTCTGGTCCCAGGGCGCCTCTTCCTCGAGCTTGTCGTTCAGATAGTCGAGCCCGACCTTGTCGAGCGCCGCCTTGATCTCCTCCAGCGGCCAGCCGTCGGCGGCATTGGGATAGGCGACTGCGCGGCGAAGTGTGCCGGCGGGGATATAAGGCCGCTGCGGCAGCATGAACAATCGCCGATCGGCGTGGAAATCGACGCTGCCGTGGCCCCAGGGCCAGAGGCCGGCGATGGCGCGCACCAGCGTGCTCTTGCCTGAACCGGATTCACCGGCGACGAGCACCCGCTCGCCGGGTTCGATCTCCACCTGCGTTTCCTTGACCACGGCGGTGCCATCGTCCAGCGACACGGCAAGATCGTTGAGGCTCAGCATCGCCTCGCCCTTCGTTTCGCCATGCTTGATGCGCC from Rhizobium sp. Pop5 includes these protein-coding regions:
- a CDS encoding ABC transporter substrate-binding protein, encoding MRFTRALRHTAAISVFIAGTAMATAGAANAADKITIMVGGYEKQIYLPAKLAEALGYFKDEGLDVELLNEPAGVDAENQLLAGAVQAVVGFYDHCVDLQAKGKFVESVVQFSQAPGEVELVSSKHPEIKSPADFKGKNLGVTGLGSSTNFLTQYLAVKNGLKLGDFTSVPVGAGQTFIAAMQQDAIQAGMTTEPTISRLLKTGEASVLVDMRTVESTRKALGGTYPAASLYMESAWADAHKEETQKLANAFVKTLKFINTHSGAEIAEKMPKDFYVGDKDGYIKALDAGKGMFTPDGVMPEDGPKTVLAVLSEFSKNVKGKQIDLSKTYSTEFVKNVK
- a CDS encoding sensor histidine kinase; the protein is MFEIGKKPLAGRLLGSIRRIRHSLRAQLVASVVLTLAVAICVNLYLSFRSATAAAQLVSDHTLLASARVIAEAVRVDESGTVEVDIPPAALEMFDTGFGDEVFYRVITPWGNLISGYADLSSPRVPLKGEDLTFRDQGVRAIALEHPVVGLGGDGTISVTVAVTHGSQYAIRRQLWLSDFNKQLVLLLLAGVVTIVGLQRGLSPVLRLRDAVRQRSRDRLDPFPPAMVQTELQPLVHALNDHMVRVQNQMAAQRRFVANAAHQLRTPLTLISTQAAVAAREADSLRRDEALQALQKSTRQVTRLAGQLLTLSRAEPGSRRPRADTVDLAAVARSVLENAAEEALRRNIDLGLDNDDPVRVTGDATMLGEMVVNLVDNALRYTPPGGSVTVTVRSSRKTAVLIVEDTGPGIPEAERKHVFERFYRVMGIQAEGSGLGLAIVREVVDGAGGSVELSDRPDGGLLVAVTLPLGGTA
- a CDS encoding response regulator, with product MRLLIVEDNAELAAWLAKALKQAQYTVDIAADGLDAEHMLSLAAYAAVILDLSLPKLDGMTVLKQLRRSGNKVPVMILTANASLEGRVAGLDGGADDYLAKPFEIAELEARIRALIRRGHDVAAPQIAVGDLVLDGGTRQFFLRGELLQLTPREHAVLEHLIFKAGSTVTKTSLSEGVFGFDDVADASAIEIYIHRLRRKLEGSSVQIATLRGLGYLLRNV
- a CDS encoding glutathione S-transferase family protein, with amino-acid sequence MTITITAFEKSPDRGRGLARDMRVRWALEEVGEPYEVRLLSFEAMKTPAHLALQPFGQIPTYEDGDLALFESAAIVLHIAECYPGLLPGDANGRARAIAWMFAAVTTMEPVVVEREMARIFERGESWYELRLPILENRVRTRLRQLSAHLGEADWLDGAFSAGDLEMVSVLLRLKGSDLLAEHPNLSAYLARGEARPAYQRAFAAQLAVFTAASAG
- a CDS encoding ABC transporter permease; protein product: MANVTMETGSVVFRAGTSDAEIEAAALKSIKHRKQTVLFWQIAILIGSLGLWELSSDMLWIDPFFYASPSAVVERLYDWAINGTSEGSLWYNLWVTMEEALIGFFTGSIAGVVVGITLGRNKFLSDIFSVYIKAINSIPRVVLAPIFIMIMGLGLPSKVALAFIMVFFVVFANAFQGVREADRNMIANARILGASDWQVTRTVIVPSAMSWIFASLHVSFGFAIIGAIVGEFVGARFGIGQLISIAKGTFDAAGMFAAIILVMIFTLIAETIMTLIENRLAKWRPQQHLDVQ
- a CDS encoding ABC transporter ATP-binding protein, translated to MAKQKNQDPAIELINVSRRFVSPTGRSLTALRDFNMTVERGEFVAVVGPTGCGKSTTLNLVTGLARPSAGEVRLMGGAVSGIDPRVGFVFQTDALFPWKNVIDNVMAGPLFRGRPRGEAEQSARDWLARVGLSKFAQHYPHQLSGGMRKRVSLAQTFINEPEILLMDEPFSALDVQTRTVMHEELLRLWAERKASVVFVTHDLEEAVALADKVYVLTAGPATVKSVYTIDLPRPRVVSEIRYEQQFIDYCKTIWDDLRHEVETSYRRASEAA
- a CDS encoding DUF805 domain-containing protein, which gives rise to MLDSLFTFRGRLTRRQYFAASVLIHLVLGCIIVLGFWIMKPAPGSRQGIGAGAVLLILAIPALLSLWMSFSTQAARIRDIGWDPRIVMTASLAIGIIAYLVVLLMPEGATTELISKLVKAVNIAYGLGLLLTPSDYHVPADPTFDAPPAPLRSDRIEASPAPRLPSRNAATFGRRGL